One window of Mesoplodon densirostris isolate mMesDen1 chromosome 15, mMesDen1 primary haplotype, whole genome shotgun sequence genomic DNA carries:
- the LOC132502763 gene encoding RNA-binding protein 3-like — protein MSSEEGKLFVGGLNFNTDEQALEDHFSSFGPISEVVVVKDRDTQRSRGFGFITFTNPEHASDAMRAMNGESLDGHQIRVDHAGKSARGTRGGAFGAYGCGRSYSRGGGDQGYGSGRYDSRPGGYGYGYGRSRDYGGRSQGGYDRYSGGNYRDNYDN, from the coding sequence ATGTCCTCTGAAGAAGGGAAGCTCTTCGTGGGAGGGCTCAACTTCAACACTGATGAGCAGGCTCTGGAAGACCACTTCAGCAGCTTCGGACCTATTTCTGAGGTGGTTGTTGTCAAGGACCGGGACACTCAGCGATCCCGGGGTTTTGGCTTCATCACCTTCACCAATCCAGAGCATGCCTCAGATGCCATGAGAGCCATGAATGGAGAGTCTCTGGACGGTCATCAGATCCGTGTAGACCACGCAGGCAAGTCGGCCCGGGGAACAAGAGGGGGTGCCTTTGGGGCCTATGGGTGTGGTCGCAGCTACTCTAGAGGTGGTGGGGACCAGGGCTATGGAAGTGGCAGGTATGACAGCCGACCTGGAGGATATGGATATGGATATGGAAGATCCAGAGACTATGGCGGCAGAAGCCAGGGTGGTTATGACCGCTACTCAGGAGGAAATTACAGGGATAATTATGACAACTGA